One genomic window of Gemmatimonadaceae bacterium includes the following:
- a CDS encoding DNA methyltransferase — protein MSAAPATRGSVDPMHSLASASALLSRITDINSATALLAELGFTTDIVPLDAESCERLGLPHNINSPHIARGKGALSALTFAATSPSALRSAISDCASHLSQTTPHLLWLIIATADTGEIAIASWSQDTAKPRIAALIANRNSIVDSDAETICTLSAATTTSDSLTHQRWLETLGRQSIGRSFFRCLQRSVSDMAQGLGNATSQSDAAELALVYTSRLIFLCFLETKGWLNRDHAFLANTYADCMVTGGRYHERVLAPLFFGTLNTPPRNRAPRARSFGKVPFLNGGLFARSPLERNLRNARFTDESLGNLYANLLTRYRFTAREDSAVWSEAAIDPEMLGKSFESLMASSNRKTTGAFYTPQSLVGELTTSGLTGALSGPHTEIETIARALAGQIPEPEAREEILGRISSFRVLDPSCGSGAFLVHILEQLSTLCTRLGDVRPPHTIRRSILTSSIFGVDINPMAVWLCELRLWLSMAIEDPERDPMKVRPLPNLDRHIRVGDSLSGGGFHDRDTFRDARRLATARAKYARATGPRRKTLARAIDRTERACALESLAATIRALTLTRLDLIATARSRDLFGHRLPPPVSIAASLATIRTAMRQARREMRSIGRGAALPFSFQTHFADAGAAGGFDLVIGNPPWVRTGNFNPTARASFRQDFWVFRHSAWASGAQSAGAASGFASQVDLAALFIERSVRLTRPSGTIALLVPAKLWRSLAGGGVREFLLRHTRLTQIHDLTDSPQVFDAVVYPSLVVATVNPVVPRRLPGISQSRETVTMPAGSADPMGSHTFSIPLDRKSSHRIECPGGSAYVHRRSVVATWSFDPAGLAFDPSPGSPWLLLPPEVRTAFNLLAAAGIPLSESIIGRPLLGVKTGCNEAFVVELVDESCIDGVSIVKSAGRSGEIESTLLRPLARGDSVVPWKTVPAGSRIVWTHGDDGLALRQLPSHARKWLGSWRRRLEDRSDASGRERWWMLFRTESASAEAPRVFWSDIGKIPRAVAIPAGDPVVALNTCYVARCRDMTDAHTLATLLNSPVTAAWLNAIAEPARGGYNRYLGWTVALLPAPKDWSRARGILAPIGAAAAGGQPPPLHELVSATLDAYGVSHAEVEALMTWSVR, from the coding sequence ATGTCGGCCGCCCCCGCCACCCGCGGTAGCGTCGACCCCATGCACTCCCTCGCTTCCGCCTCGGCACTCCTGAGTCGCATTACTGATATCAACAGCGCTACCGCCCTCCTCGCCGAACTGGGATTCACGACCGACATCGTCCCACTCGACGCAGAATCATGCGAACGACTCGGACTCCCCCACAACATCAATTCACCGCACATCGCCCGCGGCAAAGGCGCTCTGTCCGCACTGACCTTTGCGGCAACAAGCCCCTCCGCACTTCGCTCAGCCATCAGCGATTGCGCATCTCACCTCTCACAAACCACCCCACACCTCCTCTGGCTCATCATCGCAACCGCCGATACCGGCGAGATAGCCATCGCCTCATGGAGCCAGGACACAGCCAAGCCCCGAATCGCCGCACTTATCGCAAACCGCAACAGCATCGTCGACAGCGACGCTGAAACGATCTGCACACTCTCCGCAGCCACCACCACCTCAGACTCCCTCACCCACCAGCGTTGGCTCGAAACACTCGGCCGACAATCAATCGGCCGCAGCTTTTTTCGATGCCTTCAACGCTCCGTCAGCGACATGGCACAAGGCCTGGGTAACGCCACATCGCAATCCGATGCCGCCGAACTGGCACTGGTCTACACATCCCGCCTCATCTTCCTCTGCTTCCTCGAAACAAAGGGATGGCTGAATCGCGATCACGCATTCCTCGCCAACACTTACGCCGACTGCATGGTTACCGGCGGACGCTATCATGAAAGAGTACTGGCTCCGCTCTTCTTCGGCACGCTCAACACGCCTCCCCGCAACCGCGCCCCCCGGGCTCGCTCCTTCGGCAAGGTGCCATTCCTCAACGGCGGGCTCTTCGCACGCTCCCCACTCGAACGCAACCTCCGCAACGCCCGGTTCACCGATGAATCACTCGGCAACCTCTACGCGAATTTGCTCACGAGATACCGCTTTACCGCACGCGAAGACTCAGCCGTCTGGTCCGAAGCCGCAATCGATCCGGAAATGCTTGGCAAATCGTTCGAATCGCTGATGGCATCGTCGAACCGGAAAACAACCGGCGCGTTCTATACACCTCAGTCCCTCGTCGGCGAGCTCACCACATCAGGTCTGACAGGCGCTCTCTCTGGCCCCCACACAGAAATTGAGACGATAGCACGTGCTCTCGCTGGCCAGATCCCGGAACCAGAAGCACGGGAGGAGATTCTGGGACGAATCTCCAGCTTTCGCGTACTCGACCCGTCATGTGGATCGGGCGCGTTCCTCGTGCATATCCTCGAACAGCTTTCCACACTGTGCACCCGCCTGGGAGACGTCCGGCCACCCCACACGATTCGGCGATCGATTCTCACATCCTCCATCTTCGGCGTGGACATCAACCCCATGGCGGTCTGGCTGTGCGAGCTGCGGCTCTGGCTGTCGATGGCAATCGAAGATCCCGAGCGAGACCCAATGAAAGTCCGGCCGCTGCCAAACCTCGATCGACACATCAGGGTTGGTGATTCCCTCTCGGGCGGCGGCTTCCATGACCGCGACACCTTCCGCGACGCGAGGCGACTGGCAACCGCCCGCGCGAAGTACGCGCGAGCAACCGGACCGCGCAGAAAAACCCTCGCCCGCGCTATCGATCGAACCGAGCGGGCCTGCGCCCTGGAGAGCCTCGCAGCAACGATCCGCGCCCTCACGCTCACACGACTTGACCTTATTGCCACTGCACGGTCTCGCGACCTTTTTGGACATCGTCTCCCGCCACCGGTCAGCATCGCTGCAAGCCTGGCGACGATCCGCACGGCAATGCGACAGGCCCGCCGCGAAATGCGATCAATCGGGCGCGGAGCAGCCCTGCCATTCTCCTTTCAGACACATTTTGCCGATGCGGGCGCAGCGGGCGGATTCGATCTCGTGATCGGCAACCCGCCCTGGGTGCGAACCGGCAACTTCAACCCCACTGCACGCGCCAGTTTTCGACAGGACTTCTGGGTCTTTCGGCATTCTGCATGGGCGAGCGGCGCGCAGTCCGCCGGCGCCGCAAGCGGGTTTGCCTCTCAGGTCGACCTCGCTGCTTTGTTCATCGAGCGTTCTGTCCGTCTCACCCGCCCGTCCGGAACAATCGCACTGCTGGTCCCAGCCAAACTCTGGCGATCGCTGGCGGGAGGCGGAGTCAGAGAGTTTCTCCTGCGCCATACGCGACTCACCCAGATCCACGACCTGACCGATTCACCACAGGTGTTCGATGCCGTGGTCTATCCATCGCTGGTTGTAGCCACGGTGAACCCGGTTGTGCCGCGCCGTTTGCCAGGGATCAGCCAGTCGCGGGAAACGGTGACCATGCCCGCCGGCAGCGCCGATCCCATGGGATCCCATACGTTTTCGATCCCGCTCGACAGAAAATCTTCCCATCGCATCGAATGTCCGGGCGGCAGCGCGTATGTCCATCGCCGCTCTGTAGTCGCAACATGGTCGTTCGACCCGGCGGGACTTGCCTTCGATCCATCGCCTGGAAGCCCGTGGCTGCTGCTGCCACCGGAGGTTCGTACAGCATTCAACCTGCTAGCCGCAGCCGGCATTCCCTTGAGCGAAAGCATCATCGGCCGTCCGTTGCTCGGAGTCAAAACGGGGTGCAATGAAGCATTCGTGGTCGAGCTGGTCGACGAGAGCTGCATCGATGGAGTGTCGATCGTAAAGTCGGCGGGGCGGTCCGGTGAGATCGAGAGCACCCTGCTTCGCCCGCTCGCGCGAGGCGACTCGGTTGTGCCATGGAAAACAGTGCCGGCCGGTTCCCGGATCGTCTGGACGCATGGCGACGACGGGCTGGCACTCCGTCAGCTCCCCTCACATGCCCGCAAATGGCTGGGAAGCTGGCGGCGCCGGTTGGAGGATCGCAGCGACGCGTCCGGCAGGGAACGGTGGTGGATGCTGTTTCGCACGGAAAGCGCAAGCGCGGAAGCCCCGCGCGTCTTCTGGTCTGATATCGGAAAGATACCGCGCGCGGTTGCGATTCCTGCCGGCGATCCAGTAGTGGCGCTCAACACCTGCTACGTCGCGCGATGTCGCGACATGACCGATGCACACACTCTCGCAACGCTGCTGAACTCGCCGGTCACGGCCGCGTGGCTGAATGCCATCGCCGAACCCGCGCGCGGTGGCTACAATCGCTATTTAGGGTGGACAGTGGCTCTACTTCCTGCACCAAAGGACTGGTCGCGCGCGCGCGGGATCCTCGCTCCTATTGGCGCAGCTGCTGCTGGTGGACAACCGCCTCCGCTGCACGAGCTCGTTTCAGCTACCCTCGATGCCTACGGAGTCAGCCATGCGGAAGTGGAAGCGCTGATGACATGGAGCGTTCGATAA
- a CDS encoding YceI family protein encodes MKGNLAEPAKLELEVLLTTASIDTRQEQRDTHLRSPDFFDAEKWPGMRFVGKRIKGDIKGEFTLYGDMTIRDVTREIELAVTNEGSVRDPWGMARVGFSAKGKLDRQEFGLSWNQAIEAGGFVVGDEIRISVDVEFTDIVAETAAAVPQRQVDT; translated from the coding sequence TTGAAGGGGAATCTTGCGGAGCCCGCCAAGCTCGAGCTGGAGGTCCTCCTGACGACGGCCAGCATCGATACCCGCCAGGAGCAACGTGACACTCATCTCCGATCACCCGATTTTTTCGATGCGGAGAAGTGGCCCGGAATGCGGTTCGTGGGGAAAAGAATTAAAGGCGATATAAAGGGAGAGTTCACACTCTATGGCGACATGACAATCCGGGATGTAACCCGTGAGATCGAGCTCGCCGTGACGAACGAAGGCTCAGTCCGCGATCCCTGGGGCATGGCCCGGGTTGGGTTCAGCGCGAAAGGAAAGCTTGACCGGCAAGAGTTCGGGCTGAGCTGGAATCAGGCGATCGAAGCCGGCGGGTTTGTCGTCGGAGATGAAATCAGGATATCGGTAGATGTGGAGTTCACTGATATCGTGGCGGAAACAGCCGCGGCTGTGCCGCAACGTCAGGTCGACACGTAA
- a CDS encoding DEAD/DEAH box helicase: MERSISATSGTLRVATPDAVRSFISRWWLGDATCTASNSHEIALGEITLRPHQQSAVARLAAAIKEFGGALLGDEVGTGKTFIALAVARHARSILVVAPASLEDMWRQSAQRAGIAVAFTSFELLSRRRRPHENCAFLIVDEAHHARNPSTARYRELSALASNTPTLLLSATPVHNRSSDLPVLLALFLGSRAGSLSDPEISRCIIRRERETVGEGQAIPVAEAAEWVHVTRDDALPAAVLALPPPLPPRDGGDGGVLIARSLIRQWSSSESALLGGLRRRLQKTAALIASLECGVFPSDAELRAWVAGEDSMQLAFPELIAPPTRSAAEYLGMARAHREGLLEIFRSRDHTRQADQERASALLRIAKRHEGVKIVAFSQYSDTVNGLFRSLAGRGRSAALTARGARVAGGTMSRRETLDCFAPRARRASPPSPAEQISLLLTTDILSEGVNLQDAGVVVHLDIPWTPARLVQRTGRIVRLESEHRRVWSYVFKPPASAEALLQFEQIIADKLTIAQASIGGDYHVLPPFADLQAYGGAAASPPCAPVVTGTGETNRGLRESARTEVKSGGVAAPAAAEAIRRAMATWQGGDPDSQCQSAHLPLSTTGFLTAVAAKREGFLAACVLNGRKVLLTSNDGHATGDLNAVCETVTVTQIIGSVEPVSRIALRAALFALHSHFRAVDAMRGITPGAVSVTQARRALLRRIATVSIRAQPHLRGRAAAAADRSRAVVLATYGIEAERALCQLASSKVNDEDWLESIEAFGAEYSLAASEDESDGSSIAALILYQCSRDT, translated from the coding sequence ATGGAGCGTTCGATAAGCGCTACTTCGGGAACATTGCGCGTCGCCACTCCTGACGCAGTCCGATCATTCATATCCCGATGGTGGCTGGGCGATGCAACCTGCACCGCATCGAACTCTCACGAAATCGCCCTCGGCGAAATTACGCTGCGACCACACCAACAGTCGGCCGTCGCACGTCTTGCAGCCGCAATCAAGGAGTTTGGCGGTGCACTACTGGGTGACGAAGTCGGAACCGGTAAAACGTTCATTGCCCTCGCGGTAGCGCGGCATGCCCGGAGCATACTTGTTGTAGCTCCTGCATCGCTGGAGGATATGTGGCGCCAGTCCGCGCAACGCGCGGGAATTGCAGTGGCCTTTACATCATTCGAGCTGTTGAGCAGGAGGCGACGACCCCACGAAAACTGCGCCTTCCTCATCGTCGACGAGGCGCACCATGCTCGCAACCCGTCGACTGCCAGATACCGGGAGCTGTCAGCGCTGGCCTCCAACACACCTACCCTGCTTCTATCAGCCACGCCTGTTCATAACCGATCGAGCGATCTGCCGGTGCTGCTTGCACTGTTTCTCGGCTCTCGAGCCGGATCGCTGAGCGATCCCGAAATCTCCCGATGCATCATTCGTCGTGAGCGTGAGACTGTCGGTGAGGGGCAGGCAATTCCGGTTGCTGAAGCGGCCGAGTGGGTGCATGTGACGCGGGATGATGCTTTGCCGGCGGCTGTGTTGGCCCTGCCGCCGCCACTGCCTCCACGCGACGGCGGGGACGGGGGCGTGTTGATCGCCAGATCGCTCATCAGGCAATGGTCGTCAAGCGAATCAGCTCTGCTGGGAGGGCTGAGGCGCCGCCTTCAGAAAACTGCCGCGCTGATTGCCAGCCTGGAATGCGGCGTATTTCCCTCTGACGCTGAGTTGCGTGCATGGGTCGCAGGCGAAGATTCGATGCAGCTCGCATTTCCGGAGCTGATCGCGCCGCCCACTCGCTCAGCAGCAGAATACCTCGGCATGGCGCGGGCGCATCGCGAGGGGCTGCTCGAGATCTTCCGAAGCAGGGATCACACGCGGCAAGCTGACCAGGAGCGCGCTTCGGCGCTCCTGCGGATCGCGAAACGGCACGAAGGGGTCAAGATCGTCGCGTTCTCGCAGTACTCCGATACGGTCAACGGATTGTTTCGGTCGCTTGCAGGGCGCGGTCGGTCGGCGGCGCTTACAGCGCGAGGCGCAAGAGTAGCGGGCGGAACGATGTCGCGGCGGGAAACTCTCGACTGTTTCGCCCCGCGCGCTCGACGTGCATCACCACCGAGCCCCGCTGAGCAGATATCGCTGCTCCTCACTACGGATATCCTCAGCGAGGGTGTGAATCTTCAGGACGCCGGAGTAGTGGTGCATCTGGATATTCCCTGGACACCGGCGAGGCTGGTGCAGCGCACTGGCCGAATCGTGCGCCTGGAATCGGAGCATCGACGCGTGTGGTCCTATGTATTCAAACCTCCTGCGAGTGCCGAGGCTCTGTTGCAATTCGAGCAGATCATCGCGGACAAACTCACCATCGCGCAAGCCAGCATCGGAGGCGATTATCACGTGCTTCCCCCGTTTGCAGACCTGCAGGCGTACGGCGGGGCTGCCGCATCGCCGCCTTGCGCGCCCGTAGTTACCGGTACCGGGGAGACAAATCGCGGGCTCCGGGAATCTGCCCGCACTGAGGTCAAATCAGGTGGGGTTGCGGCGCCAGCAGCGGCGGAGGCGATTCGTCGCGCTATGGCGACATGGCAAGGTGGTGATCCTGATTCGCAATGCCAATCCGCTCATCTGCCGCTTTCGACGACCGGCTTTCTAACGGCCGTCGCCGCTAAACGCGAAGGCTTTCTCGCGGCGTGTGTCCTGAACGGGCGGAAGGTGTTGTTGACATCGAACGACGGGCATGCCACCGGGGATCTTAATGCAGTATGCGAAACAGTGACAGTGACGCAGATAATCGGCAGCGTCGAGCCTGTATCCCGGATCGCATTGCGCGCCGCGCTGTTTGCTCTGCACTCGCATTTCCGCGCAGTCGATGCGATGCGTGGTATCACGCCCGGCGCCGTTTCGGTGACGCAGGCGCGACGCGCTTTGCTGAGACGAATAGCTACTGTTTCCATTCGTGCGCAGCCTCATCTGCGAGGTCGGGCTGCTGCCGCCGCAGATCGTTCTCGCGCCGTGGTGCTCGCGACGTACGGAATTGAGGCAGAGCGAGCGCTTTGCCAGTTGGCGTCGTCAAAGGTGAATGATGAAGACTGGCTTGAATCCATCGAAGCTTTCGGCGCGGAGTACTCCCTCGCTGCGTCCGAGGATGAGTCAGATGGCTCGTCCATCGCAGCGTTAATTCTGTATCAGTGCAGCCGGGATACGTGA